A single Anatilimnocola floriformis DNA region contains:
- the hisD gene encoding histidinol dehydrogenase, with protein sequence MSIPLQIQRIDARRDDVTAALDALRAKLSPSGNVVSEAGRRRTLEVFGEPLSPVQVVEKICADVRKTGLAAVLDYSRKLDRAELTADTIRVSATELEKAHAEADPRLLAAVRRVRQNVLEFQTAILHQDVEVTRPGVMLAQRYVPLNRVGVCVPGGAAAYPSTVLMAAVPAQAAGVKEVAVVSPPTAFGANNPVVLATCHEIGIREVYRIGGAQGIAALAYGIEGLPKVDKIVGPGNLFVALAKRHVYGEVDIDSIAGPSEVVVIADQTTRPDFTAADLLAQAEHAPGASILITWSEELLNATAAELDKQVQQLSRCELTLQSLRDFGCLILVRDAEEACRLTDLIAPEHLHIATDNAAELLKKIRNSGATFLGNYSPVALGDYAAGPSHVLPTGGTARWASGLSANHFLRSSSVIQYSAAALKEISADIEYLAQVEGLTAHEKSVAMRTR encoded by the coding sequence ATGTCCATTCCTTTGCAGATTCAACGAATCGATGCCCGCCGCGACGACGTCACCGCGGCGCTCGATGCCTTGCGGGCCAAGCTCAGCCCCAGCGGCAATGTCGTCAGCGAAGCAGGCCGGCGACGAACGCTCGAGGTCTTCGGCGAGCCGCTGTCGCCCGTGCAAGTCGTCGAGAAGATCTGTGCGGACGTTCGCAAAACGGGTTTGGCCGCTGTCCTCGATTATTCGCGGAAACTCGATCGCGCTGAACTCACGGCGGACACGATTCGCGTTTCGGCCACCGAACTAGAAAAGGCTCACGCCGAAGCGGATCCGCGGCTGCTGGCTGCCGTTCGTCGAGTGCGACAGAACGTGCTCGAGTTCCAAACGGCGATTCTGCATCAGGACGTTGAAGTGACGCGGCCGGGAGTGATGCTCGCGCAGCGCTACGTGCCGCTCAACCGCGTTGGCGTGTGCGTACCTGGCGGCGCAGCTGCCTATCCATCGACCGTGCTGATGGCCGCCGTTCCCGCGCAGGCAGCGGGCGTGAAAGAAGTGGCCGTCGTTTCGCCCCCCACCGCGTTTGGGGCTAACAATCCTGTCGTGCTCGCCACTTGCCACGAAATCGGCATTCGCGAGGTCTATCGCATCGGCGGCGCGCAGGGGATTGCCGCGCTCGCCTACGGCATCGAAGGTTTGCCGAAGGTCGACAAAATCGTCGGGCCGGGCAACCTCTTTGTCGCCCTCGCCAAGCGCCATGTCTACGGCGAAGTCGATATCGATTCGATCGCCGGCCCCAGCGAAGTGGTCGTCATCGCCGATCAAACGACTCGACCTGATTTCACGGCAGCCGATCTCCTCGCGCAGGCCGAACATGCTCCTGGCGCGAGCATTCTGATCACCTGGAGCGAAGAATTGCTCAACGCCACAGCAGCCGAACTCGACAAGCAAGTGCAACAATTGTCGCGCTGTGAACTGACGCTGCAGTCGCTCCGCGACTTCGGCTGTTTGATTCTCGTCCGCGATGCCGAAGAGGCGTGTCGCCTGACTGATCTCATCGCGCCGGAGCATCTGCACATCGCCACCGACAATGCTGCTGAACTGCTGAAGAAAATCCGCAATAGCGGTGCGACGTTCCTGGGCAACTACAGCCCCGTTGCCCTCGGCGACTACGCAGCCGGGCCATCGCACGTATTGCCAACCGGTGGCACTGCACGCTGGGCATCCGGCCTCTCGGCGAATCATTTCCTCCGCAGCAGCAGCGTCATCCAATACAGCGCCGCCGCCCTCAAAGAAATCTCCGCCGACATCGAATACCTGGCCCAAGTCGAAGGCCTCACGGCGCACGAAAAAAGCGTCGCGATGCGAACTCGATAA
- the flhA gene encoding flagellar biosynthesis protein FlhA, whose amino-acid sequence MSLLKRWQDLILPISLIASLLVILVPLPAEVMDVLLAGNIALSVIVLLTTIYVKTPLEFNVFPSMLLATTLARLVLNVASTRLILTHAGSEGLDAAGGVIKGFGNFVAGDHMVVGIIIFVIIVVIQFMVITKGATRISEVAARFALDGMPGKQMAIDADLNAGIIDEKEAQRRREEVAQNADFYGAMDGASKFVRGDAIAGIIITLVNIVGGFVIGVFQYNMELAEAAEVFAKLSIGDGLVSQVPAFLISLAAGLLVTRSTQKSDLPVQFFSQILNNPRTLAVAGGFLCILIMTSLPKLPLLAIGAGCMGLSVVLSRKVKEDAAKQVEKEKTDQAAAAKPAEERIEDFLNVDPMEIEIGAALIRLASPKFGGDLLPRITAVRQQTAAEIGIILPKVRIRDNIRLGEHQYRIKIGGNPVAGGEAFPGKLLAIDSGVTTGKIPGIETKDPAFQQAAVWIEPGLEERARMLNYTPVEPTAVLATHLQELVRRHADELLTRDASKHLIDELKKISPAVVDELIPSLMKLHDVQQVLQMLLREEVPIKQLSLILESLGDTATKTKDVVYLTEHVRHRLARTLCTRYRDAESRLFVLTLDPALEDKIAAGIDHTERGLFVRTPATTIDKMCDKISAELPKLTRSGHKPILLVSPQIRAGLKQMTSGNLSRLVVLSFNEITRDTRVEVLGVIPDLDK is encoded by the coding sequence ATGTCACTGCTGAAGCGCTGGCAAGATCTGATTCTGCCGATCTCGTTGATCGCGAGCTTGCTCGTGATCCTCGTGCCACTGCCGGCCGAAGTGATGGACGTGCTGCTAGCGGGGAACATCGCCCTGTCGGTGATCGTGCTCCTCACCACGATCTACGTAAAGACGCCGCTCGAATTCAACGTCTTCCCGTCGATGCTGCTGGCCACCACGCTGGCTCGCCTGGTGCTCAATGTCGCTTCGACGCGTTTGATTCTTACACACGCCGGCAGCGAAGGCCTGGATGCCGCGGGCGGCGTGATCAAGGGCTTTGGTAACTTCGTCGCCGGCGATCATATGGTCGTGGGCATCATCATCTTTGTGATCATCGTCGTGATTCAGTTCATGGTGATCACCAAGGGTGCTACGCGTATCTCGGAAGTGGCCGCTCGCTTTGCGTTGGACGGCATGCCCGGCAAGCAAATGGCGATCGATGCCGACTTGAATGCCGGCATTATCGACGAAAAAGAAGCCCAACGCCGTCGTGAAGAAGTGGCTCAAAACGCCGACTTCTACGGGGCCATGGACGGTGCCAGTAAGTTCGTCCGCGGGGATGCGATCGCCGGTATCATCATCACGCTGGTGAATATCGTCGGCGGGTTCGTCATCGGTGTGTTTCAGTACAACATGGAACTCGCCGAAGCGGCTGAGGTCTTTGCCAAGCTCTCGATCGGTGATGGTCTGGTCAGTCAGGTGCCGGCGTTTTTGATCTCTTTGGCTGCCGGTTTGCTCGTCACGCGTAGCACACAGAAGAGCGACCTGCCGGTGCAGTTCTTCTCGCAGATTTTGAATAATCCGCGCACGCTGGCCGTCGCTGGCGGCTTCCTTTGCATCCTGATCATGACCAGCCTGCCGAAGCTGCCGCTCCTGGCGATCGGCGCCGGCTGCATGGGTCTGTCGGTTGTGCTGTCGCGCAAGGTGAAAGAAGACGCAGCGAAGCAAGTCGAAAAGGAAAAGACCGATCAGGCCGCTGCAGCGAAGCCCGCCGAAGAGCGGATCGAAGACTTCCTCAACGTCGATCCGATGGAAATCGAAATCGGCGCCGCCCTCATTCGTCTCGCCAGTCCCAAGTTCGGCGGCGATCTGCTGCCCCGGATCACTGCCGTTCGCCAGCAAACCGCGGCCGAGATCGGCATCATTCTGCCGAAGGTTCGTATTCGCGACAACATTCGCCTCGGCGAGCATCAATACCGCATCAAGATCGGTGGCAACCCTGTCGCCGGCGGCGAGGCCTTTCCTGGCAAGCTGCTCGCCATCGATTCGGGCGTGACGACGGGAAAAATCCCCGGTATCGAAACCAAAGATCCGGCCTTTCAGCAGGCTGCTGTGTGGATCGAGCCTGGCCTGGAAGAGCGAGCCCGGATGCTCAATTACACGCCGGTCGAGCCGACGGCCGTGCTCGCTACCCATTTGCAGGAACTCGTCCGCCGTCATGCCGATGAATTGCTGACGCGCGATGCCTCGAAGCATCTCATCGACGAATTGAAAAAGATCAGCCCGGCCGTCGTCGATGAACTGATTCCCAGCTTGATGAAGCTGCACGACGTGCAACAAGTGCTGCAGATGCTGCTTCGCGAAGAAGTGCCGATCAAGCAGCTCAGCCTGATTCTCGAATCGCTGGGCGACACGGCGACGAAGACCAAGGACGTCGTTTACCTGACCGAGCATGTTCGTCATCGTCTGGCGCGCACGCTGTGCACGCGCTATCGCGATGCAGAAAGCAGATTGTTCGTCTTGACGCTCGACCCCGCTCTCGAAGATAAGATCGCCGCGGGAATCGACCACACCGAACGTGGTTTGTTCGTCCGCACGCCGGCGACCACGATCGACAAGATGTGCGACAAGATCTCCGCGGAATTGCCCAAGCTGACCCGATCCGGCCATAAGCCGATCCTCCTCGTCAGCCCGCAGATCCGCGCTGGTTTGAAGCAGATGACCAGCGGCAATCTGTCACGCTTGGTCGTCCTCAGCTTCAACGAAATCACTCGCGACACCCGCGTCGAAGTCCTCGGCGTGATTCCTGATTTGGACAAGTAA
- the flhF gene encoding flagellar biosynthesis protein FlhF produces MDLRTYRAKNLREAMQLVRAELGDDAAVLHTREVSSGMMRWFGKTEIEVTASREVDVPSRLPANSRFTHDVHETIPEPDVSYESTFESNAAPAEATDYRLRFRELLHQENDGGDFSVVDRLCREPAEAGAAGMNVRGLLQQQLHAAGVDEFTTAAWLAQLEDYIAHKPAAVLREVQEQLLRIVEAEIPLSGELQLPAGERRVVALVGPTGVGKTTTVAKLAAAFRLNEQRRVGLITIDTYRIAAVDQLKTYADIMNLPLEVAATAQEMRAALAALSDCQLVMIDTTGRSPRDAMRIAEQRSLLAVADPDEVHLVLSAASSSACQQLATRAYASTNPTSLILTKLDELPQAGNLAALLRESSLPLSYTTHGQNVPDDIRPAQRRWLARYLTGLLTAEMI; encoded by the coding sequence ATGGATCTCCGAACCTACCGAGCCAAGAACCTCCGCGAAGCCATGCAGCTCGTGCGCGCCGAACTGGGCGACGATGCTGCCGTGCTCCACACTCGCGAAGTCAGCTCGGGCATGATGCGCTGGTTCGGTAAAACCGAAATCGAGGTCACGGCTTCCCGAGAAGTCGATGTTCCCAGTCGTTTGCCGGCCAATTCGCGTTTCACGCACGATGTGCATGAGACGATTCCGGAACCGGACGTCAGCTACGAATCTACTTTTGAATCAAATGCAGCACCTGCTGAGGCAACTGACTATCGGTTGCGTTTTCGCGAGTTGCTGCACCAAGAAAACGACGGCGGCGATTTCTCTGTCGTCGATCGCCTCTGCCGCGAACCAGCCGAAGCGGGTGCTGCGGGAATGAATGTCCGCGGTTTGTTGCAGCAGCAACTGCACGCGGCTGGCGTCGATGAATTTACGACGGCTGCCTGGCTCGCTCAGCTCGAAGACTACATCGCTCACAAGCCGGCCGCTGTACTTCGCGAAGTGCAAGAACAGCTTCTCCGCATCGTCGAAGCCGAAATTCCACTTAGCGGCGAACTGCAGCTCCCGGCCGGTGAGCGCCGCGTGGTCGCGCTCGTCGGACCAACCGGAGTTGGCAAAACCACGACTGTCGCCAAGCTTGCGGCGGCCTTTCGCTTGAATGAACAACGGCGCGTCGGCCTGATCACGATTGATACGTATCGTATTGCTGCCGTCGATCAGCTGAAGACCTACGCCGACATTATGAACTTGCCGCTGGAAGTCGCGGCCACTGCTCAAGAAATGCGGGCCGCGCTGGCTGCTCTGTCGGATTGTCAGTTGGTGATGATCGATACGACGGGTCGCAGCCCGCGCGACGCCATGCGAATCGCCGAACAGCGGTCGTTGCTGGCGGTGGCCGATCCCGATGAAGTTCATCTGGTGCTGAGTGCCGCATCAAGCAGTGCTTGCCAGCAATTGGCGACGCGAGCTTACGCCAGCACGAACCCGACTTCGCTCATCCTGACGAAGCTCGACGAACTGCCGCAAGCGGGAAATCTCGCGGCACTTTTGCGAGAGTCGTCGCTGCCCCTCAGTTACACCACCCACGGTCAAAACGTTCCCGATGACATTCGCCCCGCCCAGCGGCGATGGCTCGCACGTTACCTGACCGGTTTGCTGACGGCGGAGATGATTTAG
- a CDS encoding FliA/WhiG family RNA polymerase sigma factor gives MTASTLVLVPAPAAAPAPAPPSEIDEVWKRYKADQTSQELRNRLVENYLPLVKYNGERIWARLPEGVELDDLISAGIFGLMDAIDAFDMNRGVKFETYCVPRIRGAMLDELRTMDWVPRLVRSKASKLGEATKTLEAKLGRHPTVAELSVHMELPVPELERMISEASAVNLISLNKKWYETDSYKDVREIDILEDKKGEDPTKRIQKNDLMRLVTKGLNRNERLIIILYYYEELTMKEIGATLDLSESRVSQMHSSIVARLQSQLGRRRPEFGH, from the coding sequence ATGACGGCTTCTACGCTTGTACTTGTTCCTGCTCCTGCAGCGGCACCTGCCCCCGCCCCCCCGTCCGAAATTGACGAAGTCTGGAAGCGCTACAAGGCAGATCAAACTTCTCAGGAACTGCGCAACCGGCTGGTCGAAAACTACCTGCCGCTGGTGAAGTACAACGGCGAACGGATTTGGGCTCGCTTGCCGGAAGGCGTCGAACTCGACGACCTAATCTCTGCTGGCATCTTCGGTTTGATGGACGCCATCGACGCGTTCGACATGAACCGCGGTGTGAAGTTCGAAACCTATTGCGTGCCCCGTATTCGCGGCGCCATGCTCGACGAACTCCGCACCATGGATTGGGTGCCGCGCCTCGTTCGCAGTAAGGCCAGCAAGCTCGGCGAAGCGACCAAAACGCTCGAAGCCAAGCTCGGCCGTCATCCCACGGTCGCCGAACTCTCGGTGCACATGGAACTGCCCGTACCAGAACTCGAACGGATGATCAGCGAAGCCAGTGCGGTGAATCTGATCAGCCTCAATAAGAAGTGGTACGAAACCGACAGCTACAAAGACGTCCGCGAGATTGACATTCTCGAGGATAAGAAGGGCGAGGATCCGACCAAGCGGATTCAAAAGAATGACCTGATGCGGCTCGTCACCAAGGGCCTCAATCGCAACGAGCGATTGATCATCATTCTGTATTACTACGAAGAACTGACGATGAAGGAAATCGGCGCCACGCTCGACCTGAGCGAAAGCCGCGTCAGCCAGATGCACAGCAGCATCGTCGCTCGTCTGCAAAGCCAACTCGGCCGTCGTCGTCCTGAGTTCGGCCACTAA
- a CDS encoding vWA domain-containing protein — protein MQAISRSVWLLAIAFLAVTIIGCDEPVATKPGKTTKAKVTKAGAKTKDSKTKTPPVKTHAQWAKNAEQRTPKDFRVTNPRWDENPEGGSMGGGYTASSRRRNFESGRVDEVVGKKVSAVVAASLEVGPTLVVWIMDRTPSAKKLVMEAGTGARSIYNQPEIRAAIGGDEKKLLTAVLAFDDKVEMVLDPPVSDAQAVNSAFDKIQTGTSGKEMTFTAIQTALDQYMPMRMKDRREIVVVVVTDEAGDDREKVDGIVDVVKKSSIPVYVVGSPAPWGQTNPYLPARKQAEVGDEAFPTYGPESVAPERVNVQTWGGGKGGGGYQEMGGSGSGDGLVDSGFGPYHLERLCRASGGEFIVARAGGGGAQSWPTGSEIQFDPDTLQKYTPLYMSQKEYDAAVGSNKAWSGLIAASKLAPVTVSGNPQSNFTKRNEAEFSRQLNTAQQFAAVHSPEIDQFYALLAPGEGDRDKLKSARLQAEFDLAMGRVLATKVRLDGYNAMLAALKRGKNFEKESSRTWHIEQSDKIETGSAIQKMAEKAHMYLDRVVKEHPGTPWADMAEKDTKVQLGWEWRES, from the coding sequence GTGCAAGCGATTTCACGATCGGTATGGCTGTTGGCGATTGCATTTCTTGCAGTGACCATCATCGGTTGCGACGAACCCGTCGCTACCAAGCCAGGGAAAACGACCAAAGCGAAAGTCACCAAGGCGGGCGCCAAGACAAAAGATTCGAAGACCAAGACGCCGCCCGTCAAAACGCACGCCCAATGGGCGAAGAACGCCGAGCAGCGCACCCCCAAAGACTTCCGCGTGACTAATCCGCGTTGGGATGAAAACCCCGAAGGTGGCAGTATGGGTGGTGGCTACACAGCCAGCAGCCGGCGCCGCAACTTCGAATCGGGCCGGGTCGACGAAGTGGTCGGCAAGAAAGTGTCAGCCGTCGTAGCCGCTTCGCTGGAAGTTGGTCCCACACTCGTCGTCTGGATCATGGATCGCACGCCCAGCGCCAAAAAGCTGGTGATGGAAGCTGGCACTGGAGCCCGCTCGATTTACAACCAGCCTGAGATTCGCGCTGCCATCGGCGGCGACGAAAAGAAACTGCTGACCGCGGTCCTCGCCTTCGACGACAAGGTCGAAATGGTTCTCGATCCGCCAGTGTCCGATGCCCAGGCCGTGAACAGCGCTTTCGATAAAATCCAAACCGGCACCAGCGGCAAAGAGATGACCTTCACGGCCATCCAGACCGCGCTCGACCAATACATGCCGATGCGAATGAAGGACCGCCGCGAAATCGTCGTCGTGGTCGTGACCGACGAAGCCGGCGACGATCGTGAAAAGGTCGATGGCATTGTCGACGTCGTCAAGAAGAGCTCCATCCCTGTCTATGTCGTGGGCTCGCCGGCCCCGTGGGGTCAAACCAATCCTTACCTGCCCGCCAGGAAGCAAGCCGAAGTTGGTGACGAAGCGTTTCCGACGTACGGCCCCGAATCGGTTGCCCCGGAACGGGTGAATGTGCAAACGTGGGGCGGCGGCAAGGGTGGCGGCGGTTACCAGGAAATGGGTGGCAGCGGAAGCGGCGACGGCCTCGTCGACTCCGGCTTCGGCCCGTACCATCTCGAACGGCTATGCCGGGCGAGTGGTGGCGAGTTTATCGTCGCCCGAGCTGGTGGCGGCGGAGCACAGTCTTGGCCCACGGGCAGCGAGATTCAATTCGATCCCGATACGCTCCAAAAATACACGCCGTTGTACATGTCGCAAAAGGAATACGACGCCGCCGTCGGCAGCAATAAGGCCTGGTCTGGCCTGATTGCCGCGTCGAAGTTGGCGCCGGTCACGGTCTCTGGCAATCCGCAATCGAACTTCACCAAGCGGAACGAAGCCGAATTCAGCCGCCAGTTGAACACAGCGCAGCAGTTCGCTGCGGTTCACTCACCCGAAATTGACCAGTTCTATGCACTGCTCGCCCCGGGCGAAGGTGATCGCGACAAGCTGAAGAGCGCTCGCCTGCAAGCCGAGTTCGACCTGGCCATGGGCCGAGTGCTCGCCACCAAGGTTCGCCTCGACGGTTACAACGCGATGCTCGCCGCACTCAAGCGCGGCAAGAACTTCGAAAAGGAATCAAGCCGCACCTGGCACATCGAGCAATCAGACAAGATCGAGACCGGCAGCGCCATTCAAAAGATGGCTGAGAAAGCCCACATGTATCTCGATCGCGTCGTCAAGGAACACCCCGGCACGCCTTGGGCCGACATGGCTGAGAAGGACACTAAGGTTCAACTCGGCTGGGAATGGCGTGAGAGTTAA
- the hisB gene encoding imidazoleglycerol-phosphate dehydratase HisB, translated as MPRTATIDRSTRETQIHLELNLDGSGQINLATGVGFFDHMLELLARHGCFDLTVQAKGDLHVDAHHTVEDVGICLGQAIRNALGDKKGIRRYGHFSLPMEETLCHTAIDLSGRYYLVFNAPMPSPKIGDFDSELVEDFWQAVAANALCNLHVNIQYGRNTHHISEAIFKCAARALRMAVETDPRQPGIPSTKGSL; from the coding sequence ATGCCTCGTACCGCCACCATTGACCGCAGCACGCGCGAAACGCAGATCCACCTCGAGCTCAACCTCGACGGCAGTGGCCAGATCAATCTCGCCACGGGCGTTGGTTTTTTCGATCACATGCTGGAACTGCTCGCGCGGCATGGCTGTTTTGATCTGACCGTGCAGGCCAAGGGTGATCTGCACGTCGACGCGCACCACACGGTCGAAGACGTCGGAATTTGTCTCGGCCAGGCGATTCGGAATGCGCTCGGCGATAAGAAGGGGATTCGTCGCTACGGCCATTTCTCACTGCCGATGGAAGAGACGCTGTGCCATACGGCCATCGATCTGTCGGGCCGTTATTACCTGGTGTTCAACGCGCCAATGCCGAGCCCGAAGATCGGCGACTTCGATAGCGAACTGGTTGAAGACTTCTGGCAGGCCGTGGCGGCGAACGCTCTCTGCAATCTGCACGTGAACATTCAGTACGGCCGCAACACGCATCACATCAGCGAAGCCATTTTCAAGTGCGCCGCTCGCGCGCTGCGGATGGCAGTGGAAACCGATCCGCGGCAGCCCGGGATTCCGAGCACCAAGGGATCGCTGTAG
- a CDS encoding MinD/ParA family ATP-binding protein: protein MPDQASPLRNLVLREANGDSAHGRSRTIVAAGGKNGVGVTTLAVNLAVSLARQGLRAVLIDADLQRPAAAVFCGCSLSPGLGEVLAAKRDIHEVLQRGPAGLQLISGITNPTPQSEATAKSQQRLLRQLHSLSKHVDVVVIDAGNAPTDLSRQLWAMADDVLLVTSPDVVAVMDSYAAIKTQFTPATVAPNLRLVVNQAENEAQATDVFRRIDQSCQRFLDIGLHLAAGLPHDDHSQQANRHGVPIAVLAPQSPLSRAIDHLAHVLVPAEDAFDSDSATLRRAA from the coding sequence ATGCCAGACCAGGCATCACCCTTACGAAATCTCGTGCTCCGCGAAGCCAACGGCGACAGCGCGCATGGTCGCTCACGCACCATCGTCGCGGCTGGTGGCAAAAACGGCGTCGGCGTGACGACACTCGCGGTCAACCTGGCCGTTTCGCTCGCTCGGCAGGGACTGCGCGCGGTTTTGATCGACGCCGATCTGCAACGCCCGGCAGCAGCGGTTTTTTGCGGCTGTTCGCTGTCTCCAGGTCTCGGCGAAGTGCTCGCCGCCAAGCGCGACATTCACGAAGTGTTGCAACGCGGCCCGGCGGGTCTGCAGCTTATCTCCGGTATTACCAATCCAACTCCGCAGTCCGAAGCGACGGCCAAATCGCAGCAGCGGCTCCTGCGGCAACTTCATTCCCTCAGCAAGCACGTTGATGTTGTCGTTATCGACGCCGGCAACGCGCCGACCGATCTCTCGCGGCAGCTGTGGGCAATGGCCGATGACGTGCTGCTCGTGACATCTCCGGATGTAGTCGCGGTGATGGACTCCTACGCGGCGATCAAAACCCAATTCACACCCGCGACGGTCGCCCCTAATCTGCGGCTCGTCGTCAATCAGGCCGAGAACGAAGCGCAAGCGACCGACGTCTTTCGCCGCATCGATCAATCGTGCCAGCGGTTTCTGGATATCGGATTGCACCTGGCAGCTGGTCTGCCGCACGACGATCACAGCCAGCAAGCCAACCGGCACGGCGTGCCAATCGCGGTCCTCGCGCCGCAATCGCCGCTCAGCCGAGCAATCGATCACCTCGCGCACGTTTTAGTGCCCGCTGAGGATGCGTTTGATTCGGACAGCGCAACACTGCGCCGCGCTGCCTGA
- the hisC gene encoding histidinol-phosphate transaminase — MSFFRPEILAMDGYTPGEQPQAGKFIKLNTNENPYPPPAGIRRAIEEVLDRGLQRYPDPMGNAFRARAAELYKLPGKEWVLCGNGSDDLLTICTRAFVGAGELLRLPYPSYILYRSLAQIQGAKWQEVRFNDDWTLPAAFGDPAEGLKLVFLPNPNSPTGTMVSREAILELADRLPCPLLVDEAYGDFAEFNAIDLIQQNEKIMVSRTLSKAYGLAGLRFGFLLAQPQMIEQLIKVKDSYNCDAFAIAAATAAIHDEAWQADNRRKIVATRGRLVAGLEKLGFVVIPSQANFVWCDHPTRPARPLYEALKAQKVLIRYMNYPGWKDGLRISVGTDEQTDVLLSLLGSLV; from the coding sequence ATGTCTTTCTTCCGCCCTGAAATTCTCGCGATGGATGGTTACACGCCCGGCGAACAGCCGCAGGCGGGGAAGTTCATCAAGCTGAATACGAACGAAAACCCGTACCCACCGCCGGCTGGTATTCGCCGCGCGATCGAGGAAGTGCTCGACCGTGGTTTGCAGCGCTATCCCGATCCGATGGGGAATGCATTTCGCGCACGGGCCGCGGAACTTTACAAGTTGCCGGGCAAAGAATGGGTGCTGTGCGGCAACGGCAGCGATGATCTGCTGACGATTTGCACGCGGGCTTTTGTCGGCGCGGGAGAATTGCTGCGCCTGCCGTATCCGAGTTACATCCTCTATCGTTCGCTGGCGCAGATTCAAGGCGCGAAGTGGCAGGAAGTTCGTTTCAACGACGATTGGACGTTGCCGGCCGCGTTCGGCGATCCAGCCGAAGGGCTGAAGCTTGTCTTTCTGCCGAATCCCAACAGTCCGACGGGAACGATGGTCTCGCGCGAGGCCATTCTGGAACTTGCCGATCGGCTGCCGTGCCCGCTGCTGGTCGATGAAGCCTATGGCGATTTTGCGGAGTTCAACGCGATCGATCTGATTCAGCAGAATGAAAAGATCATGGTCAGCCGCACGCTGAGCAAGGCGTATGGCCTGGCCGGTTTACGGTTTGGCTTCCTGCTCGCGCAGCCGCAGATGATCGAGCAGCTGATCAAGGTGAAGGATTCTTACAACTGCGACGCCTTTGCGATCGCCGCGGCCACGGCGGCCATTCACGATGAAGCGTGGCAGGCCGATAACCGCCGCAAAATCGTTGCGACCCGCGGCCGACTCGTCGCAGGCCTCGAAAAGCTCGGCTTTGTGGTCATTCCTTCGCAAGCCAACTTTGTGTGGTGCGATCATCCCACGCGCCCCGCTCGGCCTTTGTACGAAGCCCTCAAAGCGCAGAAGGTTTTGATTCGATATATGAATTATCCGGGCTGGAAGGACGGCCTGCGGATCAGCGTGGGAACCGACGAGCAGACCGATGTGCTGCTGTCTTTACTCGGATCGCTCGTTTAA
- the tdh gene encoding L-threonine 3-dehydrogenase has translation MNARFPAQMPALRKLYDKPGLWLQEDTPLPRIGPREVLIAVTHAGICGTDRHIYEWDAWSKSRVAVGITTGHEFVGKVVQLGSAVTRAQLGQRVSAEGHIGCGVCQPCRTGNGHICERVDILGIDCNGCFATYVAVPEENVWPVHPKIPNHIAAVFDPLGNAVHTVMAAGVSGRSVLITGVGIIGLMAVTVARAAGAGFIMVTDRDERRLKVARDIGADHAFNASDDTWPTKARELTHDQGPEVLLEMSGHPKAIRQGFTALRNGGTAALLGLPAEPVAFDLANDIIFKGATVLGINGRRMFETWYQMESLLLSGRLELDQIVTHTLPMREFERGFQLMQSGEGIKIVLEMPQDSGATSPAEEAVAAK, from the coding sequence ATGAATGCCCGTTTTCCCGCTCAGATGCCCGCCCTGCGAAAGCTGTACGACAAGCCCGGCTTGTGGCTGCAGGAAGACACGCCGCTGCCGCGGATCGGGCCGCGCGAGGTGTTGATTGCGGTAACGCACGCGGGGATTTGCGGGACCGACCGGCACATCTATGAATGGGACGCCTGGAGCAAGAGTCGCGTTGCCGTCGGCATCACGACCGGACATGAGTTCGTCGGCAAAGTTGTCCAGCTCGGCTCGGCCGTGACGCGAGCTCAGCTCGGTCAACGCGTGAGTGCCGAAGGGCACATCGGCTGCGGCGTTTGTCAGCCCTGCCGCACCGGCAACGGCCACATCTGCGAGCGGGTCGATATTCTCGGCATCGATTGCAACGGCTGTTTTGCCACCTACGTTGCCGTGCCGGAAGAAAACGTCTGGCCAGTCCATCCAAAAATTCCGAATCACATCGCCGCGGTTTTTGATCCGCTCGGCAATGCGGTTCACACCGTGATGGCAGCCGGCGTGAGTGGCCGTAGCGTGCTCATCACCGGCGTGGGCATTATCGGGTTGATGGCCGTCACGGTTGCTCGCGCGGCCGGCGCGGGCTTCATCATGGTGACCGACCGCGACGAACGTCGCCTGAAAGTCGCTCGCGATATCGGCGCCGATCACGCGTTCAATGCTTCCGACGACACCTGGCCCACAAAGGCCCGCGAACTGACGCACGACCAAGGGCCTGAAGTGCTGCTGGAAATGAGTGGCCATCCGAAGGCGATCCGTCAGGGCTTCACCGCGCTCCGCAACGGCGGCACTGCGGCGCTGCTCGGTTTGCCGGCCGAACCAGTGGCCTTCGATCTGGCCAACGACATCATTTTCAAAGGCGCGACTGTCCTCGGTATCAACGGTCGGCGGATGTTCGAAACCTGGTATCAGATGGAAAGCCTGCTCCTCAGCGGCCGACTGGAGCTCGATCAAATCGTGACGCACACGCTGCCGATGCGCGAGTTCGAACGCGGTTTTCAGTTGATGCAGAGCGGCGAAGGAATCAAGATCGTGCTGGAGATGCCGCAAGATAGTGGAGCGACTTCGCCCGCTGAGGAAGCGGTGGCGGCGAAGTAA